The proteins below are encoded in one region of Apteryx mantelli isolate bAptMan1 chromosome 25, bAptMan1.hap1, whole genome shotgun sequence:
- the LOC136994206 gene encoding myb-related transcription factor, partner of profilin-like, with protein MAAAGGGGGAGRRGLLKRKPNFTLQEIDILMSEVLKYEQLLFGAAASTVNAYEKQKIWWRITNKINAAGRNQRDIGEVKNRWRGLRRRANDKITRHRQERQAPAAAAPPRAAAAAAGPRAAPGPGPGPGPGWALRAAAGLEPPLAAVEVVAPHGVKEEAVKEEPVEVKTEPYHAPTSESGHARAAPERRLPRGNAPAPGELREGWSRSPPHPSQPELSGGGGGSEPGGQQEPLGSDFTSIIFEQDAVEHLTNCGVGEPGGAGTVPLSERGPESARLSLAEKRIIQSNEQLVQEVRAFRREYAESRRETASVLRIIAEALSGVSSSLAQIRDLYLREQAAPKP; from the exons atggccgcggcgggcggcggcggcggcgcggggcggcgggggctgctgAAGCGGAAGCCCAACTTCACGCTGCAGGAGATCGACATCCTCATGAGCGAGGTGCTCAAGTACGAGCAGCTGCTCTTCGGCGCCGCCGCCAGCACCGTCAACGCCTACGAGAAGCAGAAGATCTGGTGGCGCATCACCAACAAGATCAACGCGGCGGGCCGCAACCAGCGCGACATCGGCGAGGTGAAGAACCGCTGGCGGGGCCTGCGCCGCCGCGCCAACGACAAGATCACCCGGCACCGGCAGGAGCGgcaggcgcccgccgccgccgcccccccccgcgccgccgccgccgccgccggcccccgcgccgcgcccggccccggccccggtcccggccccggctgggccctgcgcgccgccgccggcctcgagccgccgctcgccgccgtcGAGGTGGTCGCGCCGCACG GCGTGAAGGAGGAGGCGGTGAAGGAGGAGCCGGTGGAGGTGAAGACCGAACCGTACCACGCGCCCACCTCGGAGAGCGGCCACGCGCGGGCGGCTCCGGAGCGACGGCTGCCGCGCGGCAATGCCCCCGCTCCCGGCGAGCTGCGCGAAGGCTGGAGCCGGAGCCCTCCGCACCCCTCGCAACCCGAActctccggcggcggcggcggcagcgagccgGGCGGGCAGCAGGAGCCGCTGGGCTCCGATTTCACGAGCATCATCTTCGAGCAGGACGCCGTCGAGCACCTCACTAACTGCGGCGTGGGCGAGCCGGGTGGCGCCGGCACCGTGCCGCTCTCGGAGCGGGGACCCGAAAGCGCCCGCCTCAGCCTAGCCGAAAAGCGCATCATCCAGTCCAACGAGCAGCTGGTGCAGGAGGTGCGAGCTTTCCGGCGCGAGTACGCCGAGAGCCGCCGCGAGACGGCCTCCGTCCTGCGCATCATCGCCGAGGCGCTGAGCGGCGTCAGCAGCAGCCTGGCCCAAATCCGCGATCTCTACCTCCGCGAGCAGGCGGCCCCCAAGCCCTGA